A portion of the Osmerus mordax isolate fOsmMor3 chromosome 22, fOsmMor3.pri, whole genome shotgun sequence genome contains these proteins:
- the ccdc80l1 gene encoding coiled-coil domain-containing protein 80 — protein sequence MKWTLHLSLLLILLVWNAGANDRRVHRRMLSRTPLQGVTFTKQQTSQHIVANGADGLLASTSGSIKISPLTGREENIQGEQRANSTRRGAGGVRKLIPSRKINIPKTETSLSSPSQENSKPDLPTRTSTGSLSSLSSLNVLASFAGKNRVLVISAPHDSDGYYRLMMSLLKPDVRCEMAERHMQQIVMFHQEGEKGGRVSRITSRGEVLEQPLDPILIPRLMNFLKLENGKFGMVLLKKNLLVEERYPYPVRMEAMYEVIDQTPMRKLEKARQKGFVQRCKMAGVEGQVIESEETVVTGSNTRENMTVQRVPERRGGERPAKGQNAKDLTATMSNRTKAIMKIQTTITKPTTTAKPTTTAKPTTTAKPTTTTKPTTTAKPTTTTKRTTTTARTTTTARTTAAGTLPLTTSTTNPTTTMHTTSYPRTTPQGNLAPPSIGESPYVPSVNRKMIRNRLTVKPTSHPFTEPHNFTESIKENQNQHGETTDPKDSQHAGTRATQLTREDKEDLASESSVSSSKKVKLGLDSAERKKKTDKAVKKKADRKRVKVAKEEEGNVRVRKPGKKGALFQEKVSGDKLAAKQPSAMEPLASFLSSFERRRRLLVITAPSEDNRMYTQQRDEYLEQVCEMAIRKISIIIIYGTWNNGTMKIDHYQLEQDQPLKGVPRDDLTSQQLIKALRKELGMTFNDYYMVLTDFDMKVKQEYEVPIAMKAVFDYIDTFSSRIKEMEQQKKQGLTCKSEDKSRSLENFLSRFRWRRRLFVMSAPEVDDWAYQQQLYTLTSQACNLGLRHMSVLKLVGKNIDDMGGVLELYPINGSATVERQDLSASLVKDVRNYFQISPEYFSMLLVGKDGNVKSWYPSPMWSMSIMYDLVDSMQLRRQEMAIQQSLGMRCPEDEYDHHGRDQDGYHHRGYGY from the exons ATGAAGTGGACACTACATTTGAGCCTTCTGTTGATTTTGTTGGTATGGAATGCAGGAGCTAATGACAGAAGGGTCCACAGAAGAATGCTTAGCCGAACACCCCTCCAGGGGGTGACCTTTACCAAACAACAGACCTCACAACACATTGTGGCAAATGGTGCTGATGGCCTACTTGCCTCTACCAGCGGCAGTATAAAGATATCTCCTTTGACAGGCCGTGAAGAGAATATTCAGGGAGAACAGAGAGCCAACTCTACACgccgaggagcaggaggggtcaGAAAGCTGATACCAAGTAGAAAAATAAACATACCAAAGACTGAAACAAGCCTCTCTAGTCCATCGCAGGAAAACAGTAAGCCTGACTTGCCAACCAGAACTTCCACTGGTTCCCTTAGTTCCCTAAGCTCCCTCAATGTCCTGGCAAGCTTTGCAGGGAAGAACCGTGTCCTTGTCATTTCTGCCCCCCATGACTCAGATGGTTACTACCGCCTCATGATGAGCCTGCTCAAGCCTGACGTCCGCTGTGAGATGGCAGAGCGCCACATGCAGCAGATTGTCATGTTCCACCAAGAAGGGGAGAAGGGTGGAAGGGTAAGTCGCATCACCAGCCGGGGGGAGGTCTTGGAGCAACCGCTGGACCCAATCCTCATCCCCAGGCTGATGAACTTCCTGAAACTGGAGAATGGAAAGTTTGGCATGGTTCTCCTCAAGAAAAACCTCCTTGTAGAGGAGAGGTACCCGTACCCTGTCAGGATGGAAGCGATGTATGAGGTGATTGACCAGACCCCCATGCGTAAGCTGGAGAAGGCCAGGCAGAAGGGCTTTGTGCAGAGGTGTAAGATGGCTGGTGTGGAGGGTCAAGTGATTGAGTCTGAAGAGACAGTGGTGACAGGATCTAATACTAGAGAGAATATGACAGTGCAGAGGGtgccggagaggagaggaggggagagaccagctaaGGGACAAAATGCCAAGGATTTGACAGCTACCATGAGCAACAGGACAAAAGCAATTATGAAAATACAAACCACTATCACAAAACCTACGACAACCGCAAAACCTACTACAACCGCAAAACCTACTACAACCGCAAAACCTACTACAACCACAAAACCTACGACAACCGCAAAACCTACTACAACCACAAAACGGACAACAACCACAGCGAGAACCACAACCACGGCGAGAACAACTGCAGCTGGCACCCTACCTTTAACTACATCCACTACCAACCCCACCACAACCATGCATACTACCTCTTATCCTAGAACGACACCTCAAGGGAACCTGGCTCCTCCCTCCATTGGTGAATCCCCCTATGTCCCCTCCGTCAACCGCAAAATGATCAGAAACCGGCTGACAGTCAAACCAACGTCCCATCCCTTTACTGAGCCTCATAACTTCACAGAGTCCATTAAAGAGAACCAAAACCAACATGGAGAAACAACAGATCCCAAGGACAGCCAACATGCTGGCACCCGTGCAACTCAACTCACCCGTGAAGATAAAGAGGATCTGGCTAGCGAGTCCAGTGTTTCTTCCTCCAAGAAGGTTAAGCTTGGGCTCGACAGtgcagagaggaagaaaaagacagaTAAAGCAGTCAAAAAGAAAGCCGACAGGAAGAGGGTCAAGGTTgccaaagaggaggagggcaatgTCCGTGTCAGAAAGCCTGGGAAAAAAGGTGCCCTGTTCCAGGAGAAAGTGAGTGGTGATAAGCTGGCTGCCAAACAACCAAGTGCCATGGAGCCGTTAGCTTCCTTTCTCAGTTCCTTTGAAAGGAGGAGACGACTACTT GTCATCACTGCTCCCAGTGAAGACAATCGCATGTACACTCAACAGAGAGATGAGTACCTAGAGCAAGTGTGTGAGATGGCCATCCGAAAAATCTCTATCATCATCATTTATGGCACTTGGaacaatggcaccatgaaaATAGATCACTATCAATTGG AGCAAGATCAACCTTTGAAGGGTGTACCAAGAGATGACCTTACAAGCCAGCAACTTATCAAAGCACTGAGGAAGGAACTGGGAATGACATTTAACGACTATTACATGGTGCTGACTGACTTTGATATGAAAGTTAAG CAAGAATATGAAGTGCCCATTGCCATGAAAGCTGTGTTTGACTACATAGACACGTTCTCCTCACGGATCAAGGAAATGGAGCAACAGAAAAAGCAAGGTTTGACCTGCAAGAGTGAAGACAAATCTAGATCCTTAGAGAACTTCCTTTCCAG GTTTCGCTGGAGGCGGAGGCTATTTGTGATGTCAGCTCCTGAGGTTGACGACTGGGCCTATCAGCAGCAGCTCTACACCCTGACCAGTCAGGCCTGCAATCTGG GCTTGCGTCACATGTCTGTGCTGAAACTGGTTGGGAAGAACATTGACGACATGGGCGGAGTCTTGGAGCTCTATCCTATCAATG GAAGCGCTACAGTTGAACGGCAGGACCTCTCTGCCTCGCTGGTAAAAGATGTCAGGAACTACTTCCAGATCAGTCCTGAGTACTTCTCAATGCTCCTGGTTGGGAAGGACGGCAATGTGAAGTCCTGGTATCCTTCTCCAATGTGGTCCATGTCTATCATGTATGACTTGGTGGACTCCATGCAACTTCGCCGACAGGAGATGGCCATTCAGCAGTCTCTGGGCATGCGCTGCCCTGAGGATGAGTATGATCACCATGGCAGGGATCAAGATGGGTACCACCATAGAGGATATGGTTACTAA
- the LOC136966216 gene encoding fas apoptotic inhibitory molecule 1-like, which produces MMCGDVVGVWEVALSDGVYRIEFAHGTTTGKRVVIINGQEVVKKDWMFKLVGKETFTVGSFDTRATIHIEALTGFSYEYSLEIDGKSLEKFIDDRSKITKTWVLQVDGTDCRVVLEKDTMDIWCNGQKMETMGEFVDDGTETHFMIGEHECFIKAISSGKKRGGIVHHLIVDGEKVSAYT; this is translated from the exons ATGATGTGTGGGGACGTGGTCGGTGTCTGGGAAGTGGCACTAAGTGATGGTGTTTACAGGATTGAGTTTGCTCATGGCACAACGACAGGAAAGCGGGTCGTTATTATTAATGGACAG GAGGTTGTGAAAAAAGATTGGATGTTCAAGCTTGTCGGAAAGGAAACCTTCACTGTTGGAAGCTTCGACACCAGAGCAACTATACACATTGAGGCTCTTACTGGATTTTCCTATGAGTACTCCTTGGAGATTGATGGCAAAAGTTTAGAGAAGTTCATAGACGACAGATCCAAAATCACCAAGACGTGGGTACTGCAGGTGGATGGTACTGACTGCAGGGTTGTGCTCG AAAAGGATACAATGGATATATGGTGCAATGGGCAGAAGATGGAAACCATG GGAGAGTTTGTGGATGatggcacagagacacacttcaTGATAGGAGAGCATGAATGCTTCATTAAAGCTATTAGCAGTGGGAAGAAACGAggaggcatagttcaccatttaaTAGTCGATGGGGAAAAGGTTTCTGCATACACATAG